A genomic region of Capra hircus breed San Clemente chromosome 19, ASM170441v1, whole genome shotgun sequence contains the following coding sequences:
- the DUSP14 gene encoding dual specificity protein phosphatase 14, with protein MSSRGHSTLPRTLMAPRMISEGDLGGIAQITSSLFLGRGSVASNRHLLQARGITCIVNATIEIPNFNWPQFEYVKVPLADMPHAPIGLYFDTVADKIHSVSRKHGATLVHCAAGVSRSATLCIAYLMKFHNVCLLEAYNWVKARRPVIRPNVGFWRQLIDYERQLYGKSTVKMVQTPYGIVPDVYEKESRHLMPYWGI; from the coding sequence ATGAGCTCCAGAGGTCACAGCACGCTCCCCCGGACTCTCATGGCCCCCCGGATGATTTCTGAGGGAGACCTAGGAGGCATTGCGCAGATCACCTCCTCGCTCTTCCTGGGCAGAGGCAGCGTAGCCTCCAACCGGCACCTCCTCCAGGCTCGCGGCATCACCTGCATTGTGAACGCTACCATCGAGATCCCCAATTTCAACTGGCCCCAGTTTGAATACGTTAAAGTGCCTCTGGCTGACATGCCTCATGCCCCCATTGGACTGTACTTTGACACCGTAGCCGACAAGATCCACAGCGTGAGCCGGAAACACGGGGCCACCCTGGTGCACTGTGCTGCGGGGGTCAGCCGCTCGGCCACGCTCTGCATCGCGTACCTGATGAAATTTCACAACGTGTGCCTGCTGGAGGCCTACAACTGGGTGAAAGCCCGGAGGCCCGTCATCAGGCCCAACGTTGGCTTCTGGAGGCAGCTGATAGACTACGAGCGCCAGCTTTATGGGAAGTCGACAGTTAAAATGGTACAGACACCGTACGGCATAGTGCCAGACGTTTACGAGAAGGAGTCCCGCCACCTGATGCCTTACTGGgggatctga